TTACAGGAATTGCAATTTGTCAACTTGTGCAATCTGGCGCATTAAGCTTTGAATCAAAATTGAAAAACGTAATCGATGTGAATTTTCCTCTTTGGGATGACTCCATAACAGTTCATCATCTACTGACACATACATCCGGTATCCCAGACTATTTTGATGAGGAAGTTATGGATGATTTTGAGGAATTGTGGAAGGAAATTCCCATGTATACGTTGCGTCGCCTAATAGATTTCTTGCCATTAATTCAAAACAAGCCGATGAAAGGAAAACCAGGGGAAAGCTTTCATTACAATAATGCTGGTTATATATTACTTGGTCTTATAGTTGAAGAAGTGAGTGGACGGGAATTTACGAGCTATGTACAAAAACATATTTTTCAACGCGCTGGCATGTCGGATTCCGGTTATTTTCCCTTGGATGCACTTCCATCAAGAACTGCGTTTGGTTATATCGATGACAGGCATGGTTCGTGGCGCACCAATCTATATTCACTACCGATTCGTGGAGGATCAGATGGAGGAGCTTTTGTAACAGCACCGGATATGAGTAAATGCTGGCATGCGTTGCTTCATCATGAATTGCTGAATGAAACGTTTACGAAAAAACTGCTGACGCCATTTGTACATGAAGAAGGAAGTACGTATTATGGTTATGGTGTATGGATTGAAAAAAATACTAAAGGAGTTATAAAATATCACCTCATGGGTTTCGACCCAGGAGTTAATTTTCACTCGGCGTATTATCCGAATCAGGAAATCACATTTACTGCGTGTTCAAATGTCTCATCTGGAGCGTATGAAATGATGAAATTACTTGAGAACTTTATTAATAATTGAAAATGGAAGCTTCAAAAAAATGCACATCTTCAAAAGCACAGAAATAAAACAAGTTGAGCTGTTAATAAGCTCAACTTGCTTTCATCCATAATTTAAGAGATTAACAAATCATTCATATCGATTTAAATACTGTTTAGCACTCTTCTTCAGGTCGTCTAGCAGCTCCGCCATTTCCATTAAGTGGAATTTGTTGAGTTTGCAGTACTTTTAAAGTAAGATCTGTAACGATTTTTTCACGTAATGTGCTGAAGCTGTCGCTATGAGAGCATTTGCTCTTATGCGAATCAAAAGAATGAGGAGAAAAGTCAAGCTCAAAGAATTCCGCGCTAATAAGTTCACAGAATGGCTGTTCATTATAAATAACAGCATTTTGGAAGTAGTATTTATCCAAACGAGGAGATTCTCCATGTTTAGGATCAAGAAATTGAGCTCTTCTTTGCTCTCCAAAACCGAAAATCGGTAAATTCATAAGATCACCAGTTAAATCTGCAAAACCAGAAAATGGAACTTTTGCTGTTAAAGTGCGTAGTGCGCTATTACAGCCTTTTGGTGCATACTCGATGTTTTTACGAATATACCCTTCTACGAATAACTTAGCACCTTCAGAAGTGAAAAATCCAGAGTCATCTATTTCTGTAAATGGTCCAACAGGAACGAGTTTACATTGTGTCAAGAAAACATCTTTTAATACTCTTTTAATCTCACATGCTGGCGGATCAAGCGGAATGTCAGCCTCCACTACGACTTGAAGAGTTGTTTCAGCTAAAACAAGCGGGACTTTAATAAATGCACCAGTCAGATCTGGATTAACGACAGGGGTAGCTGGAGTATCTGGAAGCTGCACCTCTGTACGTGATTTTACATCACAATTTACTTTAGTTGGACTTGGATCTTTCTGTACAGCATTTTTAGTAAAATAGTTTTGTCTTTGACCATAGCCTACCATAATAAAAATTCCTCCTATTTTTTAATCTAATAATCTATTAGCTTTACATTAATAAGATATTCGATTAATAAAGTTCTGATTAGACTTATAATAGGAGTCAATCGTGGATTTTTATAACAAGCTGGAATTTTATTATTTTAGACTCTATGGAAATTATTAAGCTGAAATAACTGCAGCAATTGAATTGTTAAAGTTACCACTATTTTCTGATCAACCTGATAATATACATTCTTTAACCATTCACGCGGCGATTTCTTTTCCCAATTAATCGCAGGAAGATATTCCAATGATTCCTGAATAAATCCTTCAATAAATAATATACCGTTTGAAGCTGTCCGTTTCGCTTGATCTGAAGATGGATTAAATTTAGAAGGTAAGAATTTACAATTTGTTAATATAACATCTGTAGAGGCTTCTAAAATCTTGATGACCCCTTTATCCATTAGCGTGTGTTCTTCTAATACAATTTCAATATCATACTCCCCGATTACAACAGGAATAAGAAACCTTGCATAAGGTAATGCAGTACTTAAAATATCGTCTCCATCAAGTGGGGTTGCTTGTTGTTTAAAAGGTTTCTTTATTTCTTGCTGGAAGTTGTTTTTTCCCTTAGATACTTTAGAAGTCTCTTTGTTTAAATTCATCAATGCGTGAACGTTGGAAAAAACCAGTCTGCCATATGGTTGCTCATGATAATAAGTGGAAGTATTTAGTTGATATGTCTCAAAATCAGGGCTCATACCTGTATGATCTTTGAAATTAAGTGAACGCTCAGATGTATGAACGAAAATTGGCTGCTGAAGAAAATCATCAATCCCTATATATGTTGAAAACGGAATTTTAATTTGTTTAACTTGATTACTTATAGATGTACTATGAACTGTTGAAATCGTGTTTTTGTAGGGATTTTTATGATTAGATATCTCTACTGGTTTTGAATTGTTTGGCGGAGAAGGGGATGTAATCTTATAATTGTTTTTAAATTTCATTTTAAATTCACTCCTCAAGCAATACTGCTTACCTAATACTTATTTATGCAGATAATCAGCATTTGTCCCTTAATCTATAAATTTTAGCTCATTCAAATCGGGCTATATGTGATAGTAGAATCTGTGTCTGATATATAAAAGAAGATAAGTTCAGTCGGTTAAAATCTTCACTGTTTTTATACCCTATGACTAATAAACCAGACAATCCAACCCCTGTAACAAAATGGGAAAATGAACTAGATTCTTGGTTAGTTTCTGCTGTTTTGTAAATGGTGGAAATAGAATGAAAAACGATGTCAATTAATCAATACCTCAATATCTAACGGTAAGTGAACCATAATATTTTCCTAGTCTGCAGCATATGTTTAAGAGACAAGTCATATTTCTACGTTCGGTAC
This region of Oceanobacillus sp. FSL K6-2867 genomic DNA includes:
- a CDS encoding serine hydrolase translates to MKNKLMELQSQNNYSGTIIVQDTKGMDIALSSGYANRSDALENKQNTRYGIASGCKLFTGIAICQLVQSGALSFESKLKNVIDVNFPLWDDSITVHHLLTHTSGIPDYFDEEVMDDFEELWKEIPMYTLRRLIDFLPLIQNKPMKGKPGESFHYNNAGYILLGLIVEEVSGREFTSYVQKHIFQRAGMSDSGYFPLDALPSRTAFGYIDDRHGSWRTNLYSLPIRGGSDGGAFVTAPDMSKCWHALLHHELLNETFTKKLLTPFVHEEGSTYYGYGVWIEKNTKGVIKYHLMGFDPGVNFHSAYYPNQEITFTACSNVSSGAYEMMKLLENFINN
- a CDS encoding BC_2427 family protein, translated to MKFKNNYKITSPSPPNNSKPVEISNHKNPYKNTISTVHSTSISNQVKQIKIPFSTYIGIDDFLQQPIFVHTSERSLNFKDHTGMSPDFETYQLNTSTYYHEQPYGRLVFSNVHALMNLNKETSKVSKGKNNFQQEIKKPFKQQATPLDGDDILSTALPYARFLIPVVIGEYDIEIVLEEHTLMDKGVIKILEASTDVILTNCKFLPSKFNPSSDQAKRTASNGILFIEGFIQESLEYLPAINWEKKSPREWLKNVYYQVDQKIVVTLTIQLLQLFQLNNFHRV
- a CDS encoding CsxC family protein; its protein translation is MVGYGQRQNYFTKNAVQKDPSPTKVNCDVKSRTEVQLPDTPATPVVNPDLTGAFIKVPLVLAETTLQVVVEADIPLDPPACEIKRVLKDVFLTQCKLVPVGPFTEIDDSGFFTSEGAKLFVEGYIRKNIEYAPKGCNSALRTLTAKVPFSGFADLTGDLMNLPIFGFGEQRRAQFLDPKHGESPRLDKYYFQNAVIYNEQPFCELISAEFFELDFSPHSFDSHKSKCSHSDSFSTLREKIVTDLTLKVLQTQQIPLNGNGGAARRPEEEC